The sequence below is a genomic window from Lolium perenne isolate Kyuss_39 chromosome 4, Kyuss_2.0, whole genome shotgun sequence.
CCACCCGCCGGACGGCTCCAAGCCCCCGCAGCCGGCCGCCCCGGCCATGGGCTACCCGGCCAACGCCGCGCCCAACCCCAACTCCAACACCGCCTACTacgccgccgcgccgccccccGCCGCCAACGCCAACGCCAACGGCACGTCCGCCTTCGGCGTCGCCTACCCGTACCCAGCCCCCCCTccccaacaccaccaccaccacccgcccCCTCCCCCGCAGCacccctaccaccaccaccagtACCACAACCCCTACCACGCGCCCCCACCCCCACCGCCGACCTGCCTGCGCCGCCTCCTCGCGCTCGTCGTCGCCgccttcctcctcctcggcgccGCCACCTTCATCGTCTGGCTGCTCCTCCGCCCGCGCGCGCCCGCCTTCTCCCTCGCCACGCTCGCGCTCTCCCGCGTCGCCTACTCCCCCGCCAACTCCAACCTCTCCGCCGCCTTCGACGCCTCCTTCCTCGCCGACAACCCCAACGCCAAGCTCACCGTCTCCTACTCCTCCCTGCTCGCCTCCGTCGCGCTCGCCCCCTCGTCCCCGATCGCCGTCACCTCCCTCCCGCCCTTCGTGCAGGCGCCCCGCAGCAGCACCGCGCTCCCCTTCCGCCTCCAGGTCGACGGGGCCTATGTGGGCCCCGACGAGGCCGCGCCGCTCAAGAGCGGGGCCAACGGGGGCGCCATGGAGGTCCAGGTCAGGCTCACGGCCGTCGCCGTCTTCGATCGAGGGGGCTGGCGCACGCGACGGAGGGTCATGAGGGTCATCTGCGAAGACGTGCCCGTCACTTTCCGTGGGAGGAACGCCACCGACGCCAAATTT
It includes:
- the LOC127294286 gene encoding uncharacterized protein At1g08160 — encoded protein: MHPSSSSSAAHPPDGSKPPQPAAPAMGYPANAAPNPNSNTAYYAAAPPPAANANANGTSAFGVAYPYPAPPPQHHHHHPPPPPQHPYHHHQYHNPYHAPPPPPPTCLRRLLALVVAAFLLLGAATFIVWLLLRPRAPAFSLATLALSRVAYSPANSNLSAAFDASFLADNPNAKLTVSYSSLLASVALAPSSPIAVTSLPPFVQAPRSSTALPFRLQVDGAYVGPDEAAPLKSGANGGAMEVQVRLTAVAVFDRGGWRTRRRVMRVICEDVPVTFRGRNATDAKFEGPPRRCEVYL